A window of Equus caballus isolate H_3958 breed thoroughbred chromosome 21, TB-T2T, whole genome shotgun sequence genomic DNA:
GGCCAAGTCGGGAGCCGTGGCCGTGGCAGCCTCCTCGGGCACCTGTCTCCAGGGCTCTGCAGGAGGGGAGGTGCCGGCCCTGACTGCTGATGCCCCAGCACCGGCGGGGGAGAGAGCAAGCCCCGGGCCCCAGCGGAGGAAAAGGAGACGGTGTTTTCGGCAAGATGATCTTATACTACCTGAAggactttcattttttctaaaatcATGTTCTAAAAACTTTTGGGAAGAAGGGGATGTTAAAAGTTCCATTTTACAGTGTCATTACTTGGCAGATTAGAAAGTGACAACCCATCGATCCCCAAAATGTTGGAGGGAAATCTTGGCTTAACCTTGTGTTCTCAAAGGCAGGCAACATCTTTCCCCCGAGGCTTACTGGATACTCAGACACAGCACAGGTGGTCcctgcaggggctggggagcagcGACCTGTCCCAAAGCCCTGGTCTGAGACAAGGAGATGCTCACAGGATGCCAACCTGCACGCACCCTAATACCTTCCAGCTGTGCCTATGACCCTTTGTCAGAGAGTAATGTCATTTCCTCGGGACATCAGCACAGCAGTAGGGCTGGCCACATGATGAGAAAACAGTGGAATTAGGAAAGTAGTTACTCCGCAGCACAGTTCCTCTGacgtgattttttttctttttaaacttggaTCATTTAGTTTTCACAACTCTGGGGCAAGTACTTGCATCTCTCAAATGGAGACTTGTGCACAGGAGTGAAGTGATTAGCTCAGAGCCACACAGCTGGTAGATGGCAGGTGTGGCGTTCAACCCAACTGCCCGCAAAGCCGCTGCAGCCCCTTTTCTGGGGTGCAGATGTCTTGCACCAAGGCTGTGTCAGAAATCCCTGCTGGCTCTCAAACTGTGGTTCTGGGTTGATGGTTCTGGACCCCTTGGTTTGCCCTGTAGGGCTgctttcccatctgtgaaatgaagtaGATATGTCCAAGATGACCTATTCTGGAgtgaaaaaactagaaaactaaAGTCTTAGCTTATGGTTTCaaggatgagaaaggaaaattaaaagattatCTCTTATGGTCAGGTgagaaaagtttgtttttttttaaaaatatcagcacCAGCCAGATCCTAAGGCAGCCCCAGGCCTGCATGGGGAGCTGGCAGCCCGGGGCCAGGGCCAAGGGGTGCGCTGCCAGACACAGCTTTGAGCCATGCCATGTAAGAACTACAAATATCTTGGGGCAAAACAAGGTCACTGAGACCTGGGCCACGGAGTCCGCTTGTGAGGGCTTCTCTCCGGGGCAGGTGAGGTTTGGATGGAGCCAGGATAACATTCCTTGATGTGGACCCTCAGTCTCTGTCACCCAAAGCTAGCAGGTGACCCTGGAACGGGGAGAGGCAAAGTGTGGCCCTGAATGACTGAAAGGCAGGTGGAGGTCAGTTTCCAAGCAGAAGGCCAACAGGCTGGCTTGGCCACTTTGCCCTTCCCACCTCTCTGCAGTCTAGCTGCAGGGCCCCAACCTCAGACCTGGGGTCCAGGTCTGCTTGACTGGTCCAGAATTCAGAAAGGGCTGATTCGGCTGTAAAGGACCAAATGAGAAACGATTCTCAGACTGGTTTGTGCAAatggtttttttttatttccacattTATATCACAAGGTGTCCACTTACTGGACCAAATAGCAAAGTTGCTCCCTTCTGTGTCCTGAGAACACAGAAGTCTAGGTACTGTACATTCACTAAGGCTCCTTGTTTTTGCAAATCGCGTTTATGACAATAACCATAAGGCAAACGAATCTAAAGGAATGGTTATGAGTGTTTCCAGCGTACACACAGGTCTCTGCGCCCAACAGGACAGCTTACACACCAGTAGCACCCGCGGTTACTTTTGTGTCTTTTGGGAAGGGATTCTAGAAAGGTGAAATTTTCTAGACATGTGCAAGAAGGGGAAAATGAACaggtagaaagaaaggaaaattatctgGCTGGTGGTCAGATGGAAGAGAGGGATGAAATAAACTCTAGAAAACTTAAATTTTtgcagcatttctttaaaaactgggTTTTAACTGGAACCAGATACAAATGTGTGGATGCCCGTGGAGTGTGGGTCAAACTGGTCGGCCAGGTGGCCCGCCCAAAACCAGCAGCTTGCTACAGCTGAGAAGCTTCTGGCACCATGATGGAAACGCTGGCCGAGTGGGTTACACACAGAGGCCACGGCGTTGCCCACCTGCCTCAGACACTCAGGgccaaattaaaaaagagaaaatgcaaattgatGAGATGCGTGCTTCGGTTGCTGTGTTAAAGATAACCTCTCCCACAGGATTTCTGTGCCTGCCTGCAACTGAGGGCCCAGCTTATGGCGCTGGGAAGCGTCCACACCTCTTCTGGGGTGGGGACTAACGCTTTTTATAGCTGGTTTGCTATAGAGTTCTGAACTCACTTTGCCGGCCTTCCTTCCACGCGGTCCTTCCTTTGCAATTTTGTTAGTAAACTGGTAGcagcatttcacaaaagaaggaGAATCTtgagggcagagcagagagaccTTGAGACTCCCGCCTCCTCCCGCCCGCCCCGGGCCAGAGTCCCAGACTCCCAACCCCTGGAGgtggctgggccctgggccccgCCCACCCACTGTGAGGTGGGAATGCACTTAGAGGCCGACGGGCGGTCAGTCCAAGCAGACATAAGGCAGAATGTTCAACCGCCCGTCGTCGCCATGCGGGTCGAGCGATATGCACTGCGTCCAGTCATACCAGTTACCCTGTGTGTCCTGACACCCGTTCACCCCCGGCCACTGGTGGGCCTGGATTCTGTCCAGATCGTCCTGCATGACCTCACGGGTCAGCCCCGGGAGGTCCACGGGCGGGCCATGAGGCACCAGCACGTGCGGCTTCCTGGCCCCACGCCGGCTGCTCTCCTCCTGCTTCAGGTACTCGGACATGAAGTGGTGAGCCCCCGGGGTCTGCGCGCCCGACGACGAGAGCAGGCTGCTCTGCCGGCTCAGGTAGGACTGGATGATCTCGTTGCGTGACAGCTCCTTCCAGTTCGTCTGTTCGAAAGGACTCTGGAGGCTGGCCTTGGCCTCGGGCTTGTCCAGCTCTGTCCTGGGCTGCTCCATGTGCACAGGGCTGTCAGCCTGCACTGGCTCTTTCTGGGTCAGAGGTTTGATCTGTCTTGTCATGGGGTCAAAGGTGAGCTTCCGCTCTTTTAACCGGACAGGCTTGACACCTACCTCGGCTACCTGCCCGTCCAAGTTAACCGTGTAGTCTCGAGGCCGGtacctcttcttctttttgctgtcCGAGCCGCCGGAGGAGGCAGCGTCACTGTCCGCCTTGGAGGAGTCCGGAGAGAAGCCCGCCCGGGGCAGGAGGGGCTCAGCTGGGGGCAGCCCAGCCTTACAGCCGGGCCCTGTGAGCCGCTGGTGGCCGTCAGGCTGCTCCAGCCAGCGCACTGGGCTCTCCGCACTGGGCAGCAGCTCGAGCCGCCGCACGGGGGGCGTTGATGGCTGGGCCAGTGGAAGCGGTGACGGCACCTGTGTGGCATCGAGTGCTGGGGGCCGCGGTGAGGGGCTGGGCACGGAGCCCCTGGGTGTGTACGGGCTCCGCTGCTGGGCAAAGGGGCCCTCATGCCGTGAGTTCCGGGGGCTGAAGGAACAGCGAGGCGGCcccttggggtggggggggcccgGAGTCTCATCCACCCTGTCCAGCTGCTGCAGCACTGCAGCCTTGGTCTGCAAGCAGGGCCCGGGGGGCTTGCCCAGGCCCGGGGAGCTGGTGTGCGGCCTCACGGCGTTGATGGGGATCTTGCCGCTGTGCTTGTCCATCTCCCCAGACTCCAGGCGGCTGCCCTCGGGGCCCATGTGCCCACTGCCGTCCAGGGGCCCAGGGAAGCTCTCGGGGCTCCCACTGAGCCCgttggtggggaggggggatgAGTTGGGTACCAGGGAGTCGTGGCTCACTTTAGAGACCTTAGGAGGCGGCCCAGGGTGGCCAAGGTCACGCTGGTCCCCCCGGCGCTTGCGGCTGCCCACCCTGTCCAGCCGCGGCCCAGGCAGCCTCTGGATGTCATTGCGGTTCTTCAGGTCATGGATGGTCTTGGGTGTGCCAGCCGTCCCCGCCTCCGGCCGGCAGTTGTGTGCACCCCCGTTGGCAGAGCCGGGGCCGCCCGCCAGCCCCCGCAGCGCTGCCTCATTCTGGTGCACGGGCTCGATGAGCTTCTGCCAGCTCCGCAGCAGCTTCTTGGCCCGCTTGGCGAGCTCCTCGTTCTTCGTCTTCTTGCGGACATCGTTGATGAGCTTCCCAAGTCGTGTTTCCTACAACCAGAGAGAGACAATGACACACTTGGGACAGGGAGCACCCCGTGAAAAGGAAGCTGAGCCAGAAAAGGTGGGATGGGCCCCTGGTCTTTGAAATGACCCCAGTGACCCCTAAACCACTGATTTCCTGGACACAAAACGTACAGGAATTTTGGGTCCTTTTTTTAGGGACATCTAATTTCTCAAATCTTGTCTTCAGACGTTAGGGTCCTGAGGCCACAGGCAGCATTCTCAGAAGCACCAACCTGCGGGCTCATGGTGCCCAGCGGCTGTGGACCATTAAGGTCACGGCAAGGATGCTTCGCCAGGGACACTTTCTGGGTGAGAGCACACTGTGGCAAAGGCCACAGCAGACGGTGGGTCTGAGCCAGAGGCCACTCAGCAGAGCCTCCCCCAGTGTGCGGGGTGTCCTGTGGAGGAAGCAGCCCCAGCTCTGGGTCTGAAGTCAGCCAGTCCCTGCAGTGCCCCTGGAAGACGGCACCCTCAGAGTATGTGCTGCGGGCTGGGGACACTCACCTCAAGTGCCTCTTTGGTAATGGGGTATTTCTCCAGGCTGGAGATGACTTCCTGCACCGCCACCATGTTCCGGATCTGCAAAACAAGACCACTCATCAGGCCCCCACCTTTCTCCCTACCCCAGCCTGCCAGGTTCTCCCTCAGCAAGAGCCAGTGGAGCCAGCCCCACCTTACTCAGCCTCTTCCCTGCTCTCAGGGCCAGCATGGCACCCAGGGCTCACACTTCCATCCACCCGGTGTACAGTCTACCACCAGCTCGTCCATGTACATGCCCACCCAGCTGCCCGCATGGCTGTCACACAACCCAAACTCTTGACGCTGATGAACCAAGATCTGCTCTTAGTCCAGGGGATGTATAGTCCTCTGCCATCTGATAGGGTGGGAGGCTGAAGTATTTATCCAATAAAAGGCACCAAGCATAAAAGAGCAATACACAATAATCCAATCCTTTTGGCTACACAAGACATTGAGAGTTCATCCAAAGACAGCAACAGGGGAGCAAAGTCAAAGATGGGAGAAGACAGGGCCCTGAGGACCTGTATCCAGAACACACAGAGATCCTGGGCCAGGAGCCACGAACAAGCCCCGCACAACAGGAGTCTGCCTCACCTTGTTAGTAATCAGGAAATGCACACTGAACCCATGAGTGGGCACGCTGTGCACACGCCCAACTGGGAGAAATGGTATCTGACCataccaggtggttctggggcacAGCCATCCCTGGAGAGTGACAGACTTTGTCTGGAAAAGTCGAACACATGCAGATCTtatgaccaagcaattccatTCATTGTGTACACCTGCTCCGAGCCAGGCCCTGCTCTACTAACATGCATCTCCATGTAGCACCACCTGGTTAGCCGTCAAATCACCCAGGGGGAGGTACTACTGTCAGCACGTTCTACAGATAGAGACGGCACAGAAAGGTGTGGGTCATGTGGCCAAATGCTATAATGACACTGATGTCCTCCAAGAGCTGAGGGAACAGACTGAGAAAT
This region includes:
- the MED26 gene encoding mediator of RNA polymerase II transcription subunit 26: MTAAPASPQQIRDRLLQAIDPQSNIRNMVAVQEVISSLEKYPITKEALEETRLGKLINDVRKKTKNEELAKRAKKLLRSWQKLIEPVHQNEAALRGLAGGPGSANGGAHNCRPEAGTAGTPKTIHDLKNRNDIQRLPGPRLDRVGSRKRRGDQRDLGHPGPPPKVSKVSHDSLVPNSSPLPTNGLSGSPESFPGPLDGSGHMGPEGSRLESGEMDKHSGKIPINAVRPHTSSPGLGKPPGPCLQTKAAVLQQLDRVDETPGPPHPKGPPRCSFSPRNSRHEGPFAQQRSPYTPRGSVPSPSPRPPALDATQVPSPLPLAQPSTPPVRRLELLPSAESPVRWLEQPDGHQRLTGPGCKAGLPPAEPLLPRAGFSPDSSKADSDAASSGGSDSKKKKRYRPRDYTVNLDGQVAEVGVKPVRLKERKLTFDPMTRQIKPLTQKEPVQADSPVHMEQPRTELDKPEAKASLQSPFEQTNWKELSRNEIIQSYLSRQSSLLSSSGAQTPGAHHFMSEYLKQEESSRRGARKPHVLVPHGPPVDLPGLTREVMQDDLDRIQAHQWPGVNGCQDTQGNWYDWTQCISLDPHGDDGRLNILPYVCLD